The genomic DNA ACGCAGAAATATAATCTCGATACTTCTTTTATCTGTTTACACAGGTTATCAGATATTATTTTATCTGCATTTGAGTTACCACCATCATAGCATACAAGAAGAAAGTAATTATAGCTACAAGACTTCAACTCTATTAAATTCTTTTAAAACTGATTTTAATAGTAAGAGCAATTTATCTCAGCTACCAACAAGTTTAAAACAAACACAAACTGTAAATAGAATTTTAGCAGATTGTGATCTGTGCAATCTACATTTCAGTCAAAACTTAATAATAGAGAGCGAGTTTACTCCATTTCTCAATCGTAAATTTGAACTATCAAAAACGGTATATTTTTATAACATATACCAATTCCATCAGACTTATTCACAATTGCGGGCACCTCCCCAAACGGTCTGATTAGCACTAATCAATTTTTTTAACCCAAGGATTGTATCGTGCTTGTAGATTGATTTCATGATGAATAATTATGTTTTTATTCGTCAACTGAAGCATCTATAACATTGTACAATACGGAAAATTGAGCTGTGTAATTATGCAAAATTACATTGAACGCTCATGGGTTTTTAACTGAATTAAACTCAAAAATTAAATAGAACTTAAGATGATCGAAGCATTAAACTTGACCAAAAAGTTTAATAATAAAACTGTTTTGGATAACCTGAACATCAAAGTATTACCGGGTGAAATATTTTGTTTGTTAGGTCAGAATGGAGCAGGTAAAACAACTACTATAAACTTGTTTTTAGGATTTATAAAACCTGATGGAGGCAAGGCTTTAATAGACAATATTGATGTGAATACTTCAAGCAATTTGTCTAAAGCAGCTTTAGCATATATACCAGAGATCGTGCAACTCTACGGAAACTTAACTGGAATAGAAAATCTAGATTTTTTTAGCCGACTTGCGGGGTTCAAATACTCCCATAATCAATTAGTGGATTTACTTGATAAAACCGGACTCCAAAGGTCGGCTCATTCCAAACCTTTGTCTTCTTACTCTAAAGGTATGCGCCAAAAGGTGGGCATTGCCATTGCTGTTTCTAAAAATGCAAAAGCCATTTTTATGGATGAACCAACATCCGGACTTGACCCAAAAGCTACCGCAGAATTTACGGCTATTTGTAAAGAATTAGCAGCCAGTGGTAAATCAATTTTTATGGCTACACACGACATTTTTAATGCAGTAAATGTGGGCACTAGAATCGGCATTATGCGCGAAGGTAATCTGGTACATCATACAAATACGCAAGATGTAGATGCAAACGAGCTTCAGGAATTATATCTAAAAACCATCTAACCCAATTGAAATGAAACTAAAACTTTTACTAACAACCTTAATTTTTATTCATATAAATCTGCTTGCCTATTCTCAGCTTATTGTGAAAGGCAAAGTAACGAATGCTGTAAATGGTCAAATTCCCGGGGCTACTGTTGAGCTAAAAAATAATCAAGAAAGAAAAGGAGGTGTAACAGATGCAGAAGGCAATTTTGAGATAAGTTTAGATAACACAGGTGCTTATAAATTGGAGGTGAGATTTTTGGGTTATGAGCTTCATATCAGTGAATATACTTTTGATAAAAAGGAGACTTATAACCTTGGAGAGATTGATCTAATTGTTTCAGATCAAGAGTTGCAAACAGTAGAGATTCTTGGTAGAGCTCAGCAAGATTACAACAGCGAATATTCATTCTCTGCCACCAAGATAGGTATCAAAAACAAAGAGCTACCTCAAGCACTTTCGGTTGTTACCAAAGAGCTTATTCGCGATAGGCAGGCTTTTCAATTAACTGAGGCAGTTAAAACTGTAGCGGGTGTAACGCCATCTGGTTTTTATAATCATTATAACATTAGAGGAATTACTCAAAACGAAGAGGGGCAGATCATCAATGGTATGCGAACGCATCAGTACTATTTTGTGCAACCAATTACGACCAACATCGAAAGGGTAGAAGTATTAAAAGGTCCTGCTTCTGTATCTTTTTCGAGTGTAGATCCGGGTGGTAGCATTAACATGGTAACTAAAAAACCATTGATAGAAGATAGAAAAGAAGTCAGTTTTGGAGTAGGCAGTTTCAGTACTTTAAGAGGATCATTAGACTTTACTGGTCCATTGAACAAGTCTAAAACCTTACTTTATCGCTTAAATGTTGGGGTTCAAAAAGGAAAATCTTACCGCGATTTAATTAATAATGATGCTTTATTAGTCTCTCCGTCGATCAGTTTTGTGCCAAATGATAAAACTGCAATTAATGTAGAAATGATTTACAGTGATATTCAGGGCAAATTGGATAGAGGTCAGCCGATATTTGGTGTAGTTGCTGGAGTTACAGATTTAAATAGCACGCCAATTAGCTTAAATTTGGGAGCAATTAATGATTATTTCACCTCAAAAGACATGATTTTGATGGCGAATATCACCCATAGTTTTACAGATAAGCTAAACTTTAATGCTTCTTACATGAAGCAAACTTGGAACGAAGATTTGGAAGAACACAGAACGACCAATGCTTTTGCTGTAGATATTGATAATAATGCTATTCCAAGTATGGCAGCCATGCGATATATAAAGCGCCAGCAGTTTTGGGATACAGATAACTTAAATGTATACTTCGATTATAGTTTTGATATTGGCAAGGCGACAAACAAGGTTTTAGTTGGTTATGATCTTAGCAGATGGCACAAAACCAAAGGCGGTGGGCAAAACTCAGCCAGAGGATATTTGCTAAAAGATGGAACAGTTACCAATAGTTTTAATGTAAGCAATGCAGAAAATTATGAAACCATTGAGGTAGATGGTGTAATTATGCCCAAACCAAATGTGCCACATTTCGATTTAAGTACTGCTTCTTATTCTATAAAAAATATTCAGGATTATGTTATCAACTCGCAGTTTGCCATTCCATCTACTTTAACTAGTACACATGCAGTTTACATCCAAGATCAATTTAAAATCGGAAAGTTTTCTACGCTTTTAAGTTTGAGGAGAGAATGGTTTGAAGATATTACAAACTTTGATGCAACAGGTGAAGCTAGTTTTAAAAACACAGCCATTATTCCCAGAGTAGGTTTAGTTTATGAGCTTACAGAAAACATAAATGTGTATGCGACTTATTTGGAAGGTTATCAACCTCAGTCAAATACAGTTTCATTAATGCCAAGTACTACCGCTTATTTTTGGGATACCAATTCACCAGCCCGATTTAAACCACTCATTAGTGATTTAAAAGAAGTAGGAGCAAAGAGTTCTTTTTTGGATGACAAGCTTAATGTAACAATGGCGGTTTACGAAATCAATCAGAAAAATATTTTGATGAATGCAAACTTGCCGGAGTATCCAGATTCTTTGGTGCAAAGAGGTGCAGATAGAAGTAGAGGTTTTGAGTTAGATTTATCTGGTTATATTTTACCAAATTGGCAGTTAATGGCTTCCTACAGTTACATTGATGCTACTATCGAGAGTGATGCAGATGCTTCTTTAATCGGAGAGCGAAAAGAAAATACACCTAAGCACAGTGCCAACTTTTGGACGAGATACAACTTCTCAGAAAACAGTTCATTACGAAATTTAGGTGTTGGTCTAGGAGTGTTGTATAGTGGTGAAAAAATACCTTGGTACACGCGAGAGTTTACGGTGCCCGGCTATACCATATTCGATATGGCAATTTACTATCAGCCAGCTAAAACAGATTTACAAATGATGTTGAAGGTAAATAATCTCTTCGATAAAGTGTATTGGCAAGGAGCACAAACATATTTGAGGTTGTTTCCGGGAGCCCCGCGCAATTTAATGCTAACTACTACCTATAATTTTTAATTAAGATGCAATACAAAATACTGCTTTTGATAGCCAGCCATTTTTGGAAAGATACTTTCAAATCGAAGGCGATTTATCCTATTATGGTCATCATTTACTTGCTACTATTTTTTGCTGCTCAAAGTGGTTGGCAAAACAATCGAACTCAAAATGAAATGAGGGCAAAATACCAGCAAAAAGCAAGAGAAAGTTGGGAAGCAAATCCTGATAAACACCCGCACCGAATGGCACATTTTGGCACTTTTGCTTTTCGTTTGCAGCATCCATTAAGTATGTTAGATTTTGGCATAGAAAGTTTTACTGGTACAGCTGTTTTTTTAGAGGCTCATAAACAAAACACAGTTAATTTCTCTGAGGCTAGTTTCTCAACTGGTTTGTTGCGTTTTGGTGAGTTAAGTATGGCGATGATTCTCCAAACAATCTTGCCATTGTGTATCTTTTTTCTCGGTTTTGCAACGGTTGTAACAGAAAGAGAAAACGGCACATTAAAAATAACCTTTACACAAGGAGCTAGTTGGAAAGAAATTCTTTTAGGAAAATCTTTGGGTTTAATGGCAGTTGTACAGCTGTTTTTTATTCCGGTGCTGTTGGTTACTCTCTTTTTCTTACTACTCAGTGATGCTCACTTGAACGCAGATATTCTGATTCGTTTTATCGCAGTATTTTCGGCTTACTTTATCTTCTTTGCTATACTTTGTTTTATTACGATAGGTATTTCAGCGACTAGCCAAAAATCTAAAAATGCATTGGTGAAGCTCTTAGGTATTTGGTTAATCTTTGTGGTTTTGATGCCCAAAACTTCTCAAGCACTAGGCAGTTATTTTCATCCTTCACCTTCTAAAATCAAATTCAAATCTGAAATTGAAGATGAATTGGTGAGGAAAGGAGATAGCCACAATCCGGATGATCCCTATTTTATGTCTTTAAAAGATTCGATACTTCATGAATATAATGTTGAATCTGTAACAGACTTACCTTTCAATTATGGCGGCTTTGTGATGAGCATTGGAGAAAAAAATAGCTCAGAAATCTATAATAAGCATTTTTCTCAGCTATTGGATATTTACAGAAGCCAAAATCTGGTTTCGAGATTTGGAGCTATAATCAACCCGTACATTGCCATTAAAAATATTTCTATGGCTCTCACCGGGACAAATTTTGTAAGCTATACAGATTTTCAGATGCAGGCAGAAAGCTATCGATATAACCTTGCTCAAGAAATGAATGAGCTGCAAATGGAATATATCAGTCCAAATAAAACTCATGGTTCTGAAGGGAAAACGCATGTGATTGGGCAAGAACATTGGGAAGAATTTCCAGATTTTGAATATATTTTTTTGTCTATTGGCTCAGTGCTCAAAAGCGAAGTTTTATCCATCCTATCACTTTTAGGCTGGATTTTATTAACAGTCGGCTTCATTATCAATCTTACCAAAACAGCTAAAGTTCTTTAATTATGTATAATTTATTGATCAGACAATTTTTTAAATCTACTACCATCAAAGTCAGTTTGGTTTTGGTAGTGGCTTTAGGAATTGTGAGTATTTTGATAGGCAAACAATTTCTATCTAAGCAAGAGCAAACCGCTGATCAAATTAGTCAGTATCAGGAAGAAGGTATTTTGAGAAATGTGGAATACCATAAAGACGATTTGGGTTTGTTGCTTTACTATTTACGATTTGCATTAATCAATCAACCAGAGAATTTAGCTGGTTTATCAATTGGGCAGAGCGATATTAATCCAAATGTGCAAAATGTAACTATTCTAAATTTGGAAGGCCAAAAATACGATACTGATTTAATCAATCCGGTTAGTTTGCAATCTGGCAACCTCGATTTAGGCTTTGTAATTATTTGCTTATTTCCACTATTAATCATTACACTAACCTATAACTTACTTTCAGAAGAAACAGAAAGTGGTACTTGGCGACTGGTGGCAGTTCAAGCAAAATCTAAAATAGCTTTTTTACTAGCAAAATTTTCAGTAAGAGTAATTGCCATTTATACTGTATTAGTCGTACTTTTTTTCATTGCAAAGTTTGTCTTATCAATTCCTTTTGATAGCGCATTTTTGGTGTTTGTGTTATTAAGTGTGCTGTATATTGCTTTTTGGTTTGCACTCAGTTTGTTGTTGGTTTCACTAAAACAAAGTTCGAGTTTTAATATTCTTAGCTTACTTTCTTTATGGTTGGTTTTAGTAATTCTGTTACCTGCCGGTTTGAACAATTACATGACAAATAAATATCCTGTTCCAGAAGCATTAAGTACCATTATTAAGCAAAGAGATGGTTATCACGAAAAATGGGATATGGAAAAAAAACCGACTATGGAGAAGTTTTATGCAGATTATCCTCAATTTAAAAAGTATGGTTTTTCTGAAGAGGGTTTTACTTGGCTTTGGTATTATGCCATGCAACAAATGGGAGATGATGAATCCAAAGAAGATAGTGATGCAATGAAAAATAAGATTTTGCAAAGAGAAAAAGCAAGTCAGTTTATCGGTTGGTTCATCCCGACGATTCATACACAACTGACCTTTAACAACATTGCAGGAACCAGTTTGGGCGATCATATGAATTTTCTTGATGCCACCAATCAATTCCATGAGAAAATGAGGTTGTATTTTTATCCTAAAATATTTGATAATCAAGATGTGCTATCAGAGAATTGGAATCAGTTTACACCTGAATATGTAGCAAAAACAAAAGAAGTAAACTGGTTAAATGGATTGTTACCAGTTGTACTCATTACATTACTTATTTCTGCCATTTCGATGATAAGATTACAGAAAATATAGGAGTCCTGTT from Chondrinema litorale includes the following:
- a CDS encoding ABC transporter ATP-binding protein; this translates as MIEALNLTKKFNNKTVLDNLNIKVLPGEIFCLLGQNGAGKTTTINLFLGFIKPDGGKALIDNIDVNTSSNLSKAALAYIPEIVQLYGNLTGIENLDFFSRLAGFKYSHNQLVDLLDKTGLQRSAHSKPLSSYSKGMRQKVGIAIAVSKNAKAIFMDEPTSGLDPKATAEFTAICKELAASGKSIFMATHDIFNAVNVGTRIGIMREGNLVHHTNTQDVDANELQELYLKTI
- a CDS encoding TonB-dependent siderophore receptor, with product MKLKLLLTTLIFIHINLLAYSQLIVKGKVTNAVNGQIPGATVELKNNQERKGGVTDAEGNFEISLDNTGAYKLEVRFLGYELHISEYTFDKKETYNLGEIDLIVSDQELQTVEILGRAQQDYNSEYSFSATKIGIKNKELPQALSVVTKELIRDRQAFQLTEAVKTVAGVTPSGFYNHYNIRGITQNEEGQIINGMRTHQYYFVQPITTNIERVEVLKGPASVSFSSVDPGGSINMVTKKPLIEDRKEVSFGVGSFSTLRGSLDFTGPLNKSKTLLYRLNVGVQKGKSYRDLINNDALLVSPSISFVPNDKTAINVEMIYSDIQGKLDRGQPIFGVVAGVTDLNSTPISLNLGAINDYFTSKDMILMANITHSFTDKLNFNASYMKQTWNEDLEEHRTTNAFAVDIDNNAIPSMAAMRYIKRQQFWDTDNLNVYFDYSFDIGKATNKVLVGYDLSRWHKTKGGGQNSARGYLLKDGTVTNSFNVSNAENYETIEVDGVIMPKPNVPHFDLSTASYSIKNIQDYVINSQFAIPSTLTSTHAVYIQDQFKIGKFSTLLSLRREWFEDITNFDATGEASFKNTAIIPRVGLVYELTENINVYATYLEGYQPQSNTVSLMPSTTAYFWDTNSPARFKPLISDLKEVGAKSSFLDDKLNVTMAVYEINQKNILMNANLPEYPDSLVQRGADRSRGFELDLSGYILPNWQLMASYSYIDATIESDADASLIGERKENTPKHSANFWTRYNFSENSSLRNLGVGLGVLYSGEKIPWYTREFTVPGYTIFDMAIYYQPAKTDLQMMLKVNNLFDKVYWQGAQTYLRLFPGAPRNLMLTTTYNF
- a CDS encoding ABC transporter permease; the encoded protein is MQYKILLLIASHFWKDTFKSKAIYPIMVIIYLLLFFAAQSGWQNNRTQNEMRAKYQQKARESWEANPDKHPHRMAHFGTFAFRLQHPLSMLDFGIESFTGTAVFLEAHKQNTVNFSEASFSTGLLRFGELSMAMILQTILPLCIFFLGFATVVTERENGTLKITFTQGASWKEILLGKSLGLMAVVQLFFIPVLLVTLFFLLLSDAHLNADILIRFIAVFSAYFIFFAILCFITIGISATSQKSKNALVKLLGIWLIFVVLMPKTSQALGSYFHPSPSKIKFKSEIEDELVRKGDSHNPDDPYFMSLKDSILHEYNVESVTDLPFNYGGFVMSIGEKNSSEIYNKHFSQLLDIYRSQNLVSRFGAIINPYIAIKNISMALTGTNFVSYTDFQMQAESYRYNLAQEMNELQMEYISPNKTHGSEGKTHVIGQEHWEEFPDFEYIFLSIGSVLKSEVLSILSLLGWILLTVGFIINLTKTAKVL
- a CDS encoding DUF3526 domain-containing protein — protein: MYNLLIRQFFKSTTIKVSLVLVVALGIVSILIGKQFLSKQEQTADQISQYQEEGILRNVEYHKDDLGLLLYYLRFALINQPENLAGLSIGQSDINPNVQNVTILNLEGQKYDTDLINPVSLQSGNLDLGFVIICLFPLLIITLTYNLLSEETESGTWRLVAVQAKSKIAFLLAKFSVRVIAIYTVLVVLFFIAKFVLSIPFDSAFLVFVLLSVLYIAFWFALSLLLVSLKQSSSFNILSLLSLWLVLVILLPAGLNNYMTNKYPVPEALSTIIKQRDGYHEKWDMEKKPTMEKFYADYPQFKKYGFSEEGFTWLWYYAMQQMGDDESKEDSDAMKNKILQREKASQFIGWFIPTIHTQLTFNNIAGTSLGDHMNFLDATNQFHEKMRLYFYPKIFDNQDVLSENWNQFTPEYVAKTKEVNWLNGLLPVVLITLLISAISMIRLQKI